One Natrinema marinum genomic window carries:
- a CDS encoding DsrE family protein, with product MQTVFHLIADDPAQQQTALAIAENLTQDDSVEIDDIAIVAQADGIEPLTAGGDGSDTVESLLETGIDVKACSNTLDLKDLAESDLVEGVETVPSGGGELTRLQNEGYAYIRP from the coding sequence GTGCAGACAGTTTTCCACCTCATCGCCGACGATCCGGCCCAGCAACAGACCGCGCTCGCGATCGCCGAGAACCTCACACAGGATGACTCCGTCGAGATCGACGACATCGCGATCGTCGCCCAAGCCGATGGCATCGAACCGCTGACGGCCGGCGGGGACGGCAGCGACACGGTCGAGTCACTGCTCGAGACGGGCATCGACGTCAAGGCCTGCAGCAACACGCTCGATTTGAAAGACCTCGCAGAGTCGGATCTCGTCGAGGGCGTCGAGACCGTTCCCTCCGGCGGCGGCGAACTCACGCGGCTGCAAAACGAGGGGTACGCCTACATCCGTCCGTAG